In Cicer arietinum cultivar CDC Frontier isolate Library 1 chromosome 7, Cicar.CDCFrontier_v2.0, whole genome shotgun sequence, a single window of DNA contains:
- the LOC101495056 gene encoding glutamate receptor 3.6-like isoform X2, translating to MATRTVAIIGPQTSTTAHVISHIANELHVPLLSFSATDPTLSSLQFPFFIRTAFSDIFQMTAIADIVNHYGWREVIAVYGDDDHGRNGIGALGDKLAERHCKILFKAPMTPEANREEITDVLVQVALAESRVIVLHTSTAWGPKVLSVAKSLGMMQNGYVWIATNFLSSFLDIDSPLSSDEMDNIQGVITLRMYIPDSKLKRSFVSRWANLTSGKTANGPLGLSTYGIFAYDTVYVLARALDTFLKQGNQITFSHDPKLTELHGDSMHLDAVKIFNEGNLLCKSIYEVNMTGVTGPFRYTHDGNLANPAYEIINVIGTGTRRIGYWSNYSGLSVVPPEELYSKLPNRSSENQKLLTVFWPGETTQRPRGWVFPNNGKLLKIGVPKRFSYREFISQVQSTDTFKGFCIDVFLSAVNLLPYAVPYKFVPYGDGRNNPSNTELVRLITAGVFDAAVGDITITTERTKMVDFTQPYIESGLVVVASVKKTDSNAWAFLTPFTPMMWTVTAIFFLLVGAVVWILEHRMNDDFRGPPKKQLATILWFSFSTMFFAHRENTVSTLGRFVLLIWLFVVLIVNSSYTASLTSILTVQQLSSPIKGIESLVNSKEPIGYLQGSFARSYLIDEIGIHESRLVPLKTPEETMEALEKGPKKGGVAAYVDERAYIELFLSSRCEFTIVGQEFTRNGWGFAFPPDSPLAVDLSTAILELAENGDLQRIHDKWLLSSACLSQGAKLEVDRLNLKSFWGLYLVCGLACLLALLIYLIQTLRQYKKHGPEELESPGQGLGSSRLRTFISFVDEKEDIVKSRSKRRQMERISYRSTSEVGSTIISNKDLSPSSVNRIDSVNEV from the exons ATGGCAACGCGCACTGTGGCTATTATCGGTCCGCAGACTTCGACAACAGCTCATGTCATATCTCATATAGCAAATGAGCTCCACGTACCTCTGCTATCATTTTCAGCGACGGATCCTACTCTTTCTTCGCTTCAATTCCCATTCTTTATTAGAACTGCTTTCAGTGACATTTTTCAAATGACTGCTATAGCAGACATTGTTAACCACTATGGTTGGAGAGAGGTTATTGCAGTCTACGGCGATGACGACCATGGGAGGAATGGCATAGGTGCGTTAGGGGATAAGCTAGCTGAGAGACATTGCAAGATTTTGTTTAAAGCACCGATGACTCCTGAGGCAAATAGGGAGGAGATTACCGATGTGCTTGTTCAGGTGGCGTTGGCAGAATCTCGGGTTATAGTTCTTCACACAAGTACTGCTTGGGGTCCAAAAGTGTTGAGTGTGGCAAAGTCTCTTGGAATGATGCAAAATGGTTATGTCTGGATTGCTACTAATTTTCTATCGTCTTTTCTGGACATCGATAGTCCACTTTCGTCAGATGAAATGGATAACATTCAAGGAGTTATTACATTAAGAATGTACATACCGGATTCGAAGCTCAAAAGATCGTTCGTTTCTAGGTGGGCAAATTTGACTAGTGGAAAGACTGCAAATGGTCCTCTTGGTCTTAGTACTTATGGTATATTTGCGTATGATACTGTTTATGTGCTTGCGCGTGCCCTTGATACATTTCTGAAACAAGGGAACCAAATTACATTTTCGCACGATCCAAAGTTAACTGAACTACACGGAGACAGCATGCATCTTGATGCTGTGAAAATCTTCAATGAAGGAAATCTTTTGTGTAAAAGTATTTATGAGGTTAACATGACTGGTGTAACAGGTCCATTCAGGTATACACATGATGGAAACCTTGCTAATCCAGCATATGAAATCATCAATGTGATTGGAACCGGGACTCGGAGGATTGGTTATTGGTCTAATTACTCTGGATTATCGGTTGTTCCTCCAGAAGAACTTTACTCAAAACTGCCTAATCGTTCGAGCGAAAATCAAAAGCTACTCACTGTGTTTTGGCCAGGAGAAACAACCCAGAGACCTCGAGGTTGGGTTTTTCCAAACAATGGAAAGCTCTTAAAAATTGGAGTACCGAAAAGGTTTAGTTACCGCGAATTTATTTCCCAGGTACAATCTACTGACACGTTCAAGGGATTCTGCATTGATGTATTTCTTTCTGCGGTAAACCTGTTGCCCTATGCGGTCCCCTATAAGTTTGTTCCATATGGTGATGGTCGAAACAATCCTAGTAACACCGAGCTTGTGCGTCTGATCACGGCCGGC GTCTTTGATGCTGCAGTAGGTGACATTACAATTACTACAGAAAGAACAAAGATGGTAGATTTTACTCAGCCATATATTGAGTCTGGTTTAGTGGTAGTAGCATCAGTTAAGAAGACAGATTCCAATGCTTGGGCATTTCTGACACCATTTACACCAATGATGTGGACTGTAACAGCTATCTTTTTCCTACTAGTTGGTGCAGTAGTTTGGATTCTAGAACATAGAATGAATGATGATTTTAGAGGACCACCTAAAAAACAATTAGCCACAATTTTGTG GTTTAGTTTTTCAACTATGTTCTTCGCTCACA GGGAAAATACAGTGAGCACTCTTGGTCGATTTGTGCTGCTTATATGGCTATTTGTAGTTCTAATAGTTAACTCGAGTTACACAGCAAGCCTGACTTCAATTCTCACAGTGCAACAACTTTCTTCACCTATTAAAGGCATTGAAAGTTTAGTAAATAGCAAAGAGCCTATCGGTTACTTGCAGGGTTCTTTTGCCCGGTCTTATTTGATCGACGAAATCGGTATTCATGAATCCAGACTAGTTCCTCTAAAAACACCTGAAGAAACTATGGAAGCACTGGAGAAAGGTCCCAAAAAGGGTGGTGTTGCTGCGTATGTTGACGAGCGTGCTTACATAGAGCTCTTCCTTTCAAGCCGGTGTGAATTCACTATTGTAGGTCAAGAGTTTACAAGAAATGGTTGGGGATTT gccTTTCCACCAGACTCGCCATTAGCAGTTGACCTGTCAACTGCCATATTGGAGTTGGCAGAAAATGGAGATTTACAAAGGATCCATGACAAATGGCTTTTGAGCAGTGCTTGTCTGTCACAAGGGGCAAAGCTTGAAGTAGACAGACTCAATCTCAAAAGCTTTTGGGGCCTCTATCTAGTTTGTGGTTTGGCATGTTTACTTGCTCTCCTGATATATCTTATTCAGACCTTGAGGCAGTACAAGAAGCACGGTCCGGAGGAACTTGAGTCTCCTGGCCAAGGCTTGGGATCTTCGCGCCTGCGGACTTTTATTTCATTTGTAGATGAAAAAGAAGATATAGTTAAGAGTCGCTCCAAGAGAAGGCAGATGGAGAGGATATCATATAGAAGCACAAGTGAGGTTGGATCAACCATCATCTCCAATAAAGATTTATCGCCGTCATCGGTGAACAGAATTGATTCTGTTAATGAAGTCTGA
- the LOC101495056 gene encoding glutamate receptor 3.6-like isoform X1 translates to MIRVWLVMLMVLSNLLFSSSGVGLDNSTVPPAFVNIGVLYSFNTSVGRIVKIAVEAAVKDINSDPSILGKTKLKLSLQEDSKYRGFLSIAEALQLMATRTVAIIGPQTSTTAHVISHIANELHVPLLSFSATDPTLSSLQFPFFIRTAFSDIFQMTAIADIVNHYGWREVIAVYGDDDHGRNGIGALGDKLAERHCKILFKAPMTPEANREEITDVLVQVALAESRVIVLHTSTAWGPKVLSVAKSLGMMQNGYVWIATNFLSSFLDIDSPLSSDEMDNIQGVITLRMYIPDSKLKRSFVSRWANLTSGKTANGPLGLSTYGIFAYDTVYVLARALDTFLKQGNQITFSHDPKLTELHGDSMHLDAVKIFNEGNLLCKSIYEVNMTGVTGPFRYTHDGNLANPAYEIINVIGTGTRRIGYWSNYSGLSVVPPEELYSKLPNRSSENQKLLTVFWPGETTQRPRGWVFPNNGKLLKIGVPKRFSYREFISQVQSTDTFKGFCIDVFLSAVNLLPYAVPYKFVPYGDGRNNPSNTELVRLITAGVFDAAVGDITITTERTKMVDFTQPYIESGLVVVASVKKTDSNAWAFLTPFTPMMWTVTAIFFLLVGAVVWILEHRMNDDFRGPPKKQLATILWFSFSTMFFAHRENTVSTLGRFVLLIWLFVVLIVNSSYTASLTSILTVQQLSSPIKGIESLVNSKEPIGYLQGSFARSYLIDEIGIHESRLVPLKTPEETMEALEKGPKKGGVAAYVDERAYIELFLSSRCEFTIVGQEFTRNGWGFAFPPDSPLAVDLSTAILELAENGDLQRIHDKWLLSSACLSQGAKLEVDRLNLKSFWGLYLVCGLACLLALLIYLIQTLRQYKKHGPEELESPGQGLGSSRLRTFISFVDEKEDIVKSRSKRRQMERISYRSTSEVGSTIISNKDLSPSSVNRIDSVNEV, encoded by the exons ATGATCAGAGTTTGGCTTGTGATGTTGATGGTTCTCTCCAATTTGTTGTTCTCTTCAAGTGGTGTTGGTTTGGATAATTCCACAGTACCTCCTGCATTTGTAAATATTGGGGTTCTTTACTCTTTCAATACCAGTGTTGGTAGAATAGTGAAAATTGCTGTAGAAGCTGCAGTTAAAGATATAAATTCTGATCCTTCTATTCTTGGTAAAACTAAGTTGAAGCTCTCACTACAGGAAGATTCGAAATACCGAGGCTTTTTGAGCATCGCCGAGG CTTTGCAGCTTATGGCAACGCGCACTGTGGCTATTATCGGTCCGCAGACTTCGACAACAGCTCATGTCATATCTCATATAGCAAATGAGCTCCACGTACCTCTGCTATCATTTTCAGCGACGGATCCTACTCTTTCTTCGCTTCAATTCCCATTCTTTATTAGAACTGCTTTCAGTGACATTTTTCAAATGACTGCTATAGCAGACATTGTTAACCACTATGGTTGGAGAGAGGTTATTGCAGTCTACGGCGATGACGACCATGGGAGGAATGGCATAGGTGCGTTAGGGGATAAGCTAGCTGAGAGACATTGCAAGATTTTGTTTAAAGCACCGATGACTCCTGAGGCAAATAGGGAGGAGATTACCGATGTGCTTGTTCAGGTGGCGTTGGCAGAATCTCGGGTTATAGTTCTTCACACAAGTACTGCTTGGGGTCCAAAAGTGTTGAGTGTGGCAAAGTCTCTTGGAATGATGCAAAATGGTTATGTCTGGATTGCTACTAATTTTCTATCGTCTTTTCTGGACATCGATAGTCCACTTTCGTCAGATGAAATGGATAACATTCAAGGAGTTATTACATTAAGAATGTACATACCGGATTCGAAGCTCAAAAGATCGTTCGTTTCTAGGTGGGCAAATTTGACTAGTGGAAAGACTGCAAATGGTCCTCTTGGTCTTAGTACTTATGGTATATTTGCGTATGATACTGTTTATGTGCTTGCGCGTGCCCTTGATACATTTCTGAAACAAGGGAACCAAATTACATTTTCGCACGATCCAAAGTTAACTGAACTACACGGAGACAGCATGCATCTTGATGCTGTGAAAATCTTCAATGAAGGAAATCTTTTGTGTAAAAGTATTTATGAGGTTAACATGACTGGTGTAACAGGTCCATTCAGGTATACACATGATGGAAACCTTGCTAATCCAGCATATGAAATCATCAATGTGATTGGAACCGGGACTCGGAGGATTGGTTATTGGTCTAATTACTCTGGATTATCGGTTGTTCCTCCAGAAGAACTTTACTCAAAACTGCCTAATCGTTCGAGCGAAAATCAAAAGCTACTCACTGTGTTTTGGCCAGGAGAAACAACCCAGAGACCTCGAGGTTGGGTTTTTCCAAACAATGGAAAGCTCTTAAAAATTGGAGTACCGAAAAGGTTTAGTTACCGCGAATTTATTTCCCAGGTACAATCTACTGACACGTTCAAGGGATTCTGCATTGATGTATTTCTTTCTGCGGTAAACCTGTTGCCCTATGCGGTCCCCTATAAGTTTGTTCCATATGGTGATGGTCGAAACAATCCTAGTAACACCGAGCTTGTGCGTCTGATCACGGCCGGC GTCTTTGATGCTGCAGTAGGTGACATTACAATTACTACAGAAAGAACAAAGATGGTAGATTTTACTCAGCCATATATTGAGTCTGGTTTAGTGGTAGTAGCATCAGTTAAGAAGACAGATTCCAATGCTTGGGCATTTCTGACACCATTTACACCAATGATGTGGACTGTAACAGCTATCTTTTTCCTACTAGTTGGTGCAGTAGTTTGGATTCTAGAACATAGAATGAATGATGATTTTAGAGGACCACCTAAAAAACAATTAGCCACAATTTTGTG GTTTAGTTTTTCAACTATGTTCTTCGCTCACA GGGAAAATACAGTGAGCACTCTTGGTCGATTTGTGCTGCTTATATGGCTATTTGTAGTTCTAATAGTTAACTCGAGTTACACAGCAAGCCTGACTTCAATTCTCACAGTGCAACAACTTTCTTCACCTATTAAAGGCATTGAAAGTTTAGTAAATAGCAAAGAGCCTATCGGTTACTTGCAGGGTTCTTTTGCCCGGTCTTATTTGATCGACGAAATCGGTATTCATGAATCCAGACTAGTTCCTCTAAAAACACCTGAAGAAACTATGGAAGCACTGGAGAAAGGTCCCAAAAAGGGTGGTGTTGCTGCGTATGTTGACGAGCGTGCTTACATAGAGCTCTTCCTTTCAAGCCGGTGTGAATTCACTATTGTAGGTCAAGAGTTTACAAGAAATGGTTGGGGATTT gccTTTCCACCAGACTCGCCATTAGCAGTTGACCTGTCAACTGCCATATTGGAGTTGGCAGAAAATGGAGATTTACAAAGGATCCATGACAAATGGCTTTTGAGCAGTGCTTGTCTGTCACAAGGGGCAAAGCTTGAAGTAGACAGACTCAATCTCAAAAGCTTTTGGGGCCTCTATCTAGTTTGTGGTTTGGCATGTTTACTTGCTCTCCTGATATATCTTATTCAGACCTTGAGGCAGTACAAGAAGCACGGTCCGGAGGAACTTGAGTCTCCTGGCCAAGGCTTGGGATCTTCGCGCCTGCGGACTTTTATTTCATTTGTAGATGAAAAAGAAGATATAGTTAAGAGTCGCTCCAAGAGAAGGCAGATGGAGAGGATATCATATAGAAGCACAAGTGAGGTTGGATCAACCATCATCTCCAATAAAGATTTATCGCCGTCATCGGTGAACAGAATTGATTCTGTTAATGAAGTCTGA